A DNA window from Capnocytophaga sp. ARDL2 contains the following coding sequences:
- a CDS encoding copper resistance protein NlpE N-terminal domain-containing protein → MKKNTLFLVSALFLVFYTSCDKKTKEDSDIFIKPELLDSIFTKKYDATLPCPDCDGIETSIKFFKDSTMVRTIYYDGKSKFPETYYGKWKLKDSVFIASFDNEKLFYKIKNAQTIMRVGSDLKDIKGDLKSQYTFKSSDILTDDLFLGTYVLGDTISTHNRIQIFKTKQDIYTLNFIGTEVKDSLKSYCQFQLNGKINDLDRLSVNLNKLNDTINGRLSFIFIKNNMHAFYEDITVDKVPKFCKEIPTFSVEGTYKKTN, encoded by the coding sequence ATGAAAAAAAATACTTTATTTCTTGTTTCTGCTTTATTTTTAGTTTTTTATACTTCTTGTGATAAAAAAACTAAGGAAGATTCTGATATTTTTATAAAACCAGAATTATTAGATTCTATTTTTACAAAAAAATACGACGCAACGTTGCCTTGTCCTGATTGTGATGGAATCGAAACTTCTATCAAATTTTTCAAAGATAGTACTATGGTACGTACCATTTATTATGATGGAAAAAGCAAATTTCCTGAAACCTATTATGGAAAATGGAAGCTGAAAGATTCTGTATTTATTGCATCGTTTGACAATGAAAAATTGTTTTATAAAATAAAAAATGCACAAACAATAATGCGTGTTGGATCTGATTTAAAGGATATTAAAGGCGATTTAAAATCTCAATATACCTTCAAATCTTCTGATATACTTACTGACGATTTGTTTTTAGGAACATATGTTTTGGGAGACACCATTAGCACACACAATAGAATTCAGATATTTAAGACAAAACAAGATATTTACACCTTAAATTTCATTGGAACTGAGGTGAAAGACTCATTGAAATCATATTGTCAATTTCAGTTAAATGGAAAAATCAATGATTTAGACCGCTTGTCTGTCAATCTCAATAAATTAAACGACACCATAAACGGTCGATTGAGTTTCATTTTCATAAAAAACAATATGCACGCTTTTTACGAAGATATTACGGTAGACAAAGTTCCAAAATTTTGCAAAGAAATCCCTACTTTTTCTGTAGAGGGTACGTACAAAAAAACAAATTAA
- the rfbC gene encoding dTDP-4-dehydrorhamnose 3,5-epimerase, which produces MKVEETKLKGCYVIEPNLYKDERGYFFESFNEKVFNVLTNNTIHFVQDNQSFSVKNVIRGLHAQSGKHAQAKLVRVIQGEVIDVAVDARKDSPTFGQYVAVKLSAENNRQLFIPRGFLHGFSVLSETAIFFYKCDNFYNKESENGVLFNSPELNIDWGIEQGKEIVSEKDLILPTFDQLFRK; this is translated from the coding sequence ATGAAAGTAGAAGAAACAAAACTGAAAGGTTGTTATGTCATAGAGCCAAATTTATATAAAGATGAAAGAGGTTATTTTTTTGAAAGTTTTAATGAAAAAGTTTTCAATGTGTTGACAAACAATACGATACATTTTGTGCAAGACAATCAATCTTTTTCAGTGAAAAATGTTATCAGGGGGTTGCATGCTCAATCGGGGAAACACGCCCAAGCAAAGTTGGTTCGTGTGATTCAAGGAGAAGTTATTGATGTAGCAGTGGATGCAAGAAAAGATTCACCAACATTTGGACAGTATGTAGCGGTAAAACTTTCTGCAGAAAATAATAGACAGTTATTTATACCACGAGGATTCTTACATGGATTTTCTGTGCTTTCAGAGACAGCAATTTTCTTTTATAAATGTGACAATTTCTACAATAAAGAGTCAGAAAATGGGGTACTATTCAATTCGCCAGAACTAAATATTGATTGGGGAATAGAACAAGGAAAAGAAATTGTTTCTGAAAAAGATTTGATTTTACCAACCTTTGATCAATTGTTTAGAAAGTAA
- the rfbD gene encoding dTDP-4-dehydrorhamnose reductase, producing MRVLVTGKNGQLGSELFELTNNDTNTYEYVFVDREKMDLSDTQSILKVLQSVQPQLIINAGAYTAVDKAESESELADAINHQAIKAIGEWSKQNKAKVIHISTDYVFDAKDDTPIKENHEVFPINVYGKTKQLGEKALEQSGAEFVIIRTAWVYSTYGTNFVKTMIKLMEERDELSIINDQVGSPTYARDLAQVILKIVEGEFHSGYYHYSNEGKISWFEFAEEIKRIKGLECRLTPIATEQYPTPACRPKFSLLDKTKIKETYKIEIPFWKDSLKEMMRKL from the coding sequence ATGAGAGTATTAGTAACAGGAAAAAATGGACAGTTGGGGTCAGAACTCTTTGAGTTGACAAATAATGATACCAATACATATGAATATGTATTTGTAGATAGAGAAAAAATGGATTTGAGTGATACTCAATCTATTTTGAAGGTGTTGCAATCTGTTCAACCACAATTGATTATTAATGCTGGAGCTTATACCGCTGTTGACAAAGCTGAAAGTGAATCAGAACTGGCAGATGCTATCAATCATCAAGCGATAAAAGCTATAGGTGAGTGGAGTAAGCAAAACAAAGCAAAAGTAATCCATATTTCTACAGATTATGTGTTTGATGCCAAAGATGATACTCCAATAAAAGAAAATCATGAAGTTTTTCCAATCAATGTGTATGGAAAAACAAAACAATTAGGAGAAAAAGCGTTGGAACAATCAGGAGCTGAGTTTGTGATTATACGTACAGCTTGGGTTTATTCAACGTATGGTACAAATTTCGTAAAAACTATGATCAAATTGATGGAAGAAAGAGACGAATTGTCTATTATCAACGATCAGGTTGGTTCGCCAACCTATGCACGAGATTTGGCTCAAGTGATTCTAAAAATCGTAGAAGGAGAATTTCATTCTGGTTATTATCACTATAGTAACGAAGGGAAAATTAGTTGGTTTGAATTTGCGGAAGAAATAAAAAGAATAAAAGGTTTGGAATGTCGTTTAACCCCAATTGCAACAGAGCAATATCCAACACCAGCATGTAGGCCAAAATTTTCTTTATTGGACAAGACAAAGATAAAAGAGACCTATAAAATCGAAATACCTTTTTGGAAAGACAGTTTGAAGGAAATGATGAGAAAGCTATAA
- a CDS encoding phosphomannose isomerase type II C-terminal cupin domain: MEHDKRPWGEYWVLEDAETHKVKKVLVEQGGRLSLQYHKFRSEVWTIVSGVATVTIEGEVKEYNVGEVAYIPQGALHRIANYRDKPLIFIEVQYGTYFGEDDIIRVEDDYSRE, translated from the coding sequence ATGGAACATGATAAAAGACCTTGGGGCGAATACTGGGTATTGGAAGATGCCGAAACCCATAAGGTAAAAAAAGTATTGGTAGAACAAGGAGGAAGATTGTCCTTGCAATATCACAAATTTAGAAGCGAAGTATGGACGATCGTTTCGGGAGTCGCTACAGTAACCATCGAAGGAGAAGTAAAAGAGTACAATGTAGGAGAGGTGGCTTATATTCCTCAAGGAGCATTGCATAGAATAGCAAATTATAGGGATAAACCTTTGATCTTTATCGAAGTACAATATGGTACTTATTTCGGAGAAGATGATATAATCCGAGTAGAGGATGATTATAGTAGGGAATAA
- a CDS encoding nucleotide sugar dehydrogenase, whose amino-acid sequence MENKKIAVIGLGYVGLPLARLFATKYSVVGFDINTERVSKLNQGHDDTLEVSDELLQSSLVKENPFSKNVNGLLCSSNLEDIKDANIYIITVPTPVDKNNRPVLTPLIKASETVGKVLSKGDIVVYESTVYPGATEEDCIPVVERVSGMKFNEDFFAGYSPERINPGDKEHTVDKILKVTSGSTPEIGKIVNDIYKSVITAGTHLAPTIKVAEAAKVIENSQRDINIAFVNELAKIFNLMDIDTHAVLEAAGTKWNFLPFKPGLVGGHCIGVDPYYLAQKAQEYGYHPEIILAGRRLNDSMGKYVAEQVVKAMIKKNINVNGAEVLMLGITFKENCPDVRNTKIVDVIAALEDFGVKVTTYDPWANPEEVIHEYGIASHQSLNANQKFDAVVLGVAHNEFKTLDINLLTKENVVVYDVKGILNTVDGRL is encoded by the coding sequence ATGGAAAATAAAAAAATTGCCGTTATTGGTCTTGGATATGTAGGATTGCCATTAGCAAGACTTTTTGCAACAAAATATTCAGTAGTTGGATTTGATATCAACACTGAAAGAGTTTCAAAACTCAATCAAGGACACGATGATACTTTGGAAGTATCAGATGAATTGCTTCAATCGTCATTAGTAAAAGAAAATCCTTTTTCTAAGAATGTTAATGGATTATTGTGTTCTTCAAATTTAGAAGATATCAAAGACGCAAATATTTACATCATTACAGTGCCAACTCCTGTGGATAAAAACAATCGTCCTGTGCTTACGCCTTTGATAAAAGCTAGTGAAACGGTTGGAAAAGTGTTGAGTAAAGGAGATATAGTTGTTTATGAGTCGACGGTTTATCCAGGAGCGACGGAAGAAGACTGTATTCCTGTGGTGGAGCGAGTTTCTGGAATGAAGTTTAACGAAGATTTTTTTGCAGGATATTCGCCAGAGCGTATCAACCCAGGGGATAAGGAACATACAGTTGATAAAATTTTGAAGGTAACTTCGGGTTCTACACCAGAAATTGGAAAAATCGTAAACGATATTTACAAATCGGTGATAACGGCAGGAACGCATTTGGCTCCGACGATCAAAGTTGCCGAAGCAGCTAAAGTGATTGAAAACTCTCAAAGAGATATTAACATTGCTTTTGTTAATGAATTGGCAAAAATCTTCAACTTGATGGATATTGATACCCATGCTGTATTAGAAGCTGCAGGAACAAAATGGAATTTCTTACCTTTCAAACCAGGGTTGGTAGGTGGACATTGTATTGGCGTTGATCCTTATTATTTAGCACAAAAAGCACAAGAATATGGTTATCACCCAGAAATTATTTTGGCAGGACGCAGACTGAACGATTCTATGGGGAAATATGTTGCCGAGCAAGTGGTGAAAGCAATGATTAAGAAAAATATCAATGTAAATGGTGCTGAAGTGTTGATGTTGGGAATTACTTTTAAAGAAAACTGTCCTGATGTTCGCAATACCAAAATCGTTGATGTGATTGCTGCTTTGGAAGACTTCGGTGTAAAAGTGACTACTTATGATCCTTGGGCAAATCCAGAAGAAGTTATTCATGAATACGGAATTGCCAGCCACCAATCATTAAATGCTAACCAAAAATTTGATGCAGTTGTATTAGGTGTCGCTCATAATGAGTTTAAAACATTAGATATCAATTTATTGACTAAGGAAAATGTAGTTGTGTATGATGTGAAGGGGATTTTGAATACTGTTGATGGAAGACTTTAA
- a CDS encoding mannose-1-phosphate guanylyltransferase, with protein MKIINVVLTGGVGSRLWPLSRKEKPKQYLNLLAGKSLFQQTVLRNQTVATDLMIVGNKDNSHLSKSHLEELNIAQYTEIVEAEPRNTAAAIAFATLAVDKEDILIITPSDHLIEDLDLYNQCLEQAIQLAKNDAIVTFGLKPTKPETGYGYIQIRDNKVLGFREKPNGDTAKDFIKSGDFYWNSGIFCFKAGTFLKELEQYEPEVYQKSKEAFEKSKNGVLPLKESKEIPSISVDYAVMECTKKLQAVIGTFRWSDMGSFESIYEYLISKGYPTDKNGNMVIGTDIQTEFLGVENTIFVYTSDAILILKKEKAQDVKNVYEKWEKLRR; from the coding sequence ATGAAAATTATCAATGTAGTTTTGACAGGAGGTGTAGGAAGTCGCTTGTGGCCGCTTTCTCGTAAAGAAAAGCCAAAACAATATCTCAATTTGCTAGCGGGAAAATCCCTGTTCCAGCAAACAGTGTTGAGAAATCAAACTGTGGCTACGGATTTGATGATTGTGGGGAATAAAGACAATTCTCACTTGTCAAAGTCACATTTAGAGGAACTTAATATTGCACAATATACAGAAATAGTAGAAGCTGAACCGAGAAATACAGCAGCAGCAATTGCTTTTGCAACCTTAGCGGTTGATAAAGAAGATATATTGATTATAACGCCATCGGATCATTTGATTGAGGATTTGGATTTGTATAATCAATGTTTGGAACAGGCAATACAGTTGGCAAAAAATGATGCGATTGTAACCTTTGGGCTAAAACCTACCAAACCAGAAACAGGCTACGGATATATTCAAATTCGTGATAACAAAGTATTAGGATTCAGAGAAAAACCAAATGGAGATACGGCTAAAGATTTTATTAAATCGGGTGATTTTTATTGGAATTCTGGAATATTTTGCTTCAAGGCAGGTACATTTCTTAAAGAATTAGAACAATACGAACCGGAGGTTTATCAAAAATCTAAAGAAGCCTTTGAAAAGAGTAAAAATGGTGTTTTACCATTAAAGGAAAGTAAAGAAATTCCTTCTATTTCAGTAGATTACGCTGTGATGGAATGCACCAAGAAATTACAAGCAGTTATAGGAACCTTTCGTTGGTCGGATATGGGGTCGTTTGAATCTATTTACGAATACTTGATTTCCAAAGGATATCCAACAGACAAAAATGGAAATATGGTCATTGGAACGGATATTCAAACAGAGTTTTTAGGAGTTGAAAACACCATTTTTGTTTATACCTCAGATGCTATTCTTATTCTGAAGAAAGAAAAAGCACAGGATGTGAAGAATGTGTATGAAAAGTGGGAGAAGTTGAGAAGGTAA